One region of Paucibacter aquatile genomic DNA includes:
- a CDS encoding serine hydrolase domain-containing protein, which yields MMPRNSAVLGLLVVLCGLFFGATARSSPTEEAADKARAVSSLIQAEMAARGIPGAQVAIVQNQNIIFTGAFGLATLEGAVPVTPQTVFPINSISKALAGVAVMQLVEAGKLDLDAPLKTYLESLPSAWGAVTVRHALTHMSGLPEIVDDNLRAIDGAAPELAWQKVQSRPLDAPPGTRFGYTQTNYVVIGKVIETLTKRSYADFVRERQFMAAGLTRTHFSIDGEPDAASLYSFLALQIQGMKTVGVERSKVPLLRHEPMTAYLDAAGGVKSTATDLAKWVIALQRTKLVSANSLDQLWKPQAQKDGTIRGFNALVNGYGLGWPSARRDAHPALTPVGGARAAVFIYPRDELTVLVLTNLMGASPERFIDNIASIYIPDLVPTGR from the coding sequence ATGATGCCCAGAAACTCCGCGGTACTTGGCTTGCTCGTGGTCTTGTGTGGGCTGTTTTTCGGTGCGACTGCTCGTTCATCACCGACGGAGGAAGCCGCCGACAAGGCCCGCGCCGTTTCGAGTCTGATTCAGGCGGAAATGGCGGCCCGTGGCATCCCTGGGGCTCAGGTGGCCATCGTCCAGAACCAAAACATCATCTTCACCGGCGCCTTTGGCCTGGCCACCCTGGAAGGTGCCGTCCCGGTGACTCCGCAGACCGTCTTCCCGATCAATTCGATCAGCAAGGCCCTGGCGGGTGTGGCGGTGATGCAGCTCGTCGAAGCCGGAAAGCTGGATCTGGACGCGCCCTTGAAGACCTACCTCGAGTCGCTGCCAAGTGCCTGGGGCGCGGTGACCGTTCGGCATGCACTCACCCACATGTCGGGCCTTCCAGAGATCGTCGATGACAACCTCCGAGCGATTGACGGCGCCGCGCCGGAGCTGGCCTGGCAGAAGGTGCAAAGCCGGCCCTTGGACGCACCGCCCGGGACCCGGTTTGGCTACACGCAGACCAACTATGTGGTGATCGGCAAGGTGATCGAGACGCTGACGAAGCGGTCGTATGCTGACTTCGTTCGGGAACGGCAGTTCATGGCCGCTGGTTTAACGCGGACCCACTTTTCTATCGATGGTGAGCCCGATGCGGCTTCGCTCTACAGCTTCCTGGCGCTGCAAATTCAGGGGATGAAGACGGTCGGCGTCGAGCGAAGCAAGGTCCCTTTGCTGCGACATGAGCCCATGACGGCCTATCTGGACGCGGCCGGCGGGGTCAAGTCAACGGCGACGGACCTGGCCAAGTGGGTGATCGCCTTGCAGCGCACGAAGCTGGTCAGCGCCAACAGCTTGGATCAGCTCTGGAAGCCGCAGGCGCAGAAGGACGGCACCATCCGCGGCTTCAATGCCCTCGTCAATGGCTACGGTTTGGGTTGGCCTTCGGCGCGGCGCGACGCCCATCCTGCGCTGACGCCGGTCGGCGGCGCACGTGCCGCTGTGTTCATCTACCCCCGGGATGAGCTGACGGTGCTCGTGCTGACCAACCTGATGGGCGCTTCGCCGGAAAGGTTCATCGACAACATCGCGTCGATCTACATCCCCGACCTGGTTCCGACGGGGCGTTAG
- a CDS encoding ABC transporter ATP-binding protein, which translates to MSLDVRNLSAGYRGRPVLRGVSLPRLGGGSLTALLGPNGSGKSTLLKALAGLLGYQGQIELEGVDLRRLGLAQRMARMAYLPQALPRGVHLRVLEAVLTALRADGVARSDDLERVEAVLRRLGCETLALQHLDALSGGQRQLVGLAQALVREPRVLLLDEPLSALDLRHQLRTMELLASLAVERDMAVLIVLHDLNVAMRHCTGAVLLQEGQTVAAGAPADAITPANLARVYGVQARVEACSKGHFQVQVDCELPQVPCSTPV; encoded by the coding sequence ATGAGTCTGGACGTTCGGAACCTCAGCGCGGGCTACCGAGGGCGGCCTGTGTTGCGCGGTGTCAGTCTGCCCCGCTTGGGTGGAGGCAGCCTGACCGCATTGCTAGGTCCCAACGGCAGCGGCAAGTCCACCTTGTTGAAGGCGCTGGCTGGTTTGCTGGGCTATCAGGGGCAGATCGAGCTGGAGGGTGTCGACCTGCGTCGGCTTGGGCTTGCGCAGCGCATGGCGCGGATGGCTTACTTGCCGCAAGCGCTGCCGCGGGGCGTGCATTTGCGCGTGTTGGAGGCGGTGCTCACGGCACTGCGCGCTGATGGAGTGGCCCGCAGCGACGATCTGGAGCGTGTCGAGGCTGTGCTGCGAAGACTCGGTTGCGAAACTCTGGCCTTGCAGCACTTGGATGCCTTGTCGGGTGGCCAGCGCCAACTCGTGGGCTTGGCGCAAGCGCTGGTGCGCGAGCCGCGCGTGCTGCTGCTGGATGAGCCGCTCTCCGCCTTGGACCTTCGCCATCAACTGCGAACGATGGAGTTGCTCGCTTCTCTGGCAGTTGAGCGCGATATGGCCGTACTGATCGTGCTTCACGATCTCAATGTGGCCATGCGCCATTGCACCGGCGCGGTGCTGCTACAAGAGGGGCAGACCGTGGCCGCAGGTGCGCCCGCCGACGCCATCACACCGGCCAACTTGGCGAGGGTGTACGGGGTGCAGGCGAGGGTGGAGGCTTGCTCCAAGGGCCATTTTCAAGTCCAGGTGGACTGCGAGCTGCCTCAGGTGCCTTGCAGCACGCCGGTGTGA
- a CDS encoding FecCD family ABC transporter permease, which translates to MRGAYAILLRRRLGMAMWIVLAIVASFVWDLTTGPSGLSASRLLELLMAPIQGAAVLDAEHVIVWDIRLPQALMAVVVGAALGLAGAEMQTVLDNPLASPFTLGLSEAAAFGAALALVLGAGSAWSVAASAFAFALLAALLLDQVAIRLSMSAGSVVLFGIALVFSFNALLWLLQYMASPETLQAIVFWIMGSLARADWPKVAGLTAVLLLCLPLALRDAWKLTALRLGEDRAASLGIDVQRLRRGSLFRVALLAGSAVSCVGTIGFIGLVAPHIARRLCGEDHRFYLPISALVGALVLSAAAIAAKQILPGASLPVGVVTALVGVPFFLAIVLRRGGVA; encoded by the coding sequence ATGAGGGGCGCGTATGCCATCCTGCTGCGGCGCCGTCTAGGCATGGCCATGTGGATCGTGCTGGCCATTGTGGCGAGCTTTGTCTGGGACTTGACGACAGGCCCGTCTGGTCTGAGCGCTTCGCGCCTGCTCGAGCTTCTGATGGCGCCGATCCAGGGCGCCGCAGTTTTGGACGCCGAGCATGTCATCGTGTGGGACATCAGGTTGCCGCAAGCCTTGATGGCGGTGGTCGTGGGCGCCGCTCTGGGGCTGGCAGGCGCGGAGATGCAAACCGTGTTGGACAACCCCTTGGCCAGCCCGTTCACCCTGGGTTTGTCGGAAGCCGCTGCCTTCGGCGCGGCCTTGGCTCTGGTGCTGGGCGCGGGCAGCGCCTGGTCGGTGGCGGCCTCGGCCTTTGCGTTCGCCTTGCTGGCCGCCCTGTTGTTGGATCAGGTGGCGATACGACTGAGCATGAGCGCTGGCAGTGTTGTCTTGTTCGGCATTGCTCTGGTGTTCAGCTTCAATGCGCTGTTATGGCTGTTGCAATACATGGCATCCCCTGAAACCCTGCAGGCCATCGTGTTCTGGATCATGGGCAGCTTGGCGCGGGCGGATTGGCCCAAGGTGGCGGGGCTCACCGCGGTTTTGCTCTTGTGCTTGCCCTTGGCACTGCGCGATGCCTGGAAGCTGACCGCCCTGCGTCTGGGCGAGGACCGTGCGGCCAGTCTGGGCATCGATGTGCAGCGGCTGCGTCGCGGCAGCCTGTTTCGTGTGGCTCTGCTGGCGGGGTCTGCGGTGTCGTGTGTGGGAACCATTGGGTTCATCGGTCTGGTGGCGCCTCATATCGCGCGCCGTCTGTGTGGGGAAGACCACCGCTTCTACCTGCCTATCAGCGCCCTGGTGGGGGCGCTGGTGCTGTCCGCCGCTGCGATTGCTGCCAAACAGATCCTGCCGGGGGCTTCATTGCCTGTGGGGGTGGTCACTGCGCTGGTGGGCGTTCCCTTCTTTCTGGCCATCGTCTTGCGACGTGGAGGTGTGGCATGA
- a CDS encoding ABC transporter substrate-binding protein, whose amino-acid sequence MSIELSRRQLLLATLMAPACVRAQLVTDIAGRKVELPKRVERIVLGEGRQLYTLALLEDPPLARVIGWQGDMSTFDPQTYQQYRARFPQIDGIAKIGGTSEASVSPEKVLSLRPDLAIFSISGHGPGRRNPLVDQLQKIGVPVIFIDFREHPLAHTIPSLRLLGQALGREARAEKFIAFYEAQTRRVTELTAGIGSAFRPRVLLDARAGDSAGVLTAGRGSLGELIEMAGGINAGADIIPTPLGEASLEAVIACKPEVYVATGYQHPGTSAPGLRMGAQVSEALARESLLQVARRRPEIASLPAVRSGRIYGVWHHFYNTPYHVVMLQAMAAWLHPQRLAAVDARATWQQMHREFLGMAPTGQYWISA is encoded by the coding sequence ATGAGCATTGAACTTTCTCGCCGCCAGCTGCTGCTGGCCACCCTGATGGCGCCGGCATGTGTCCGCGCGCAGCTTGTGACCGATATCGCCGGTCGCAAGGTTGAGCTGCCCAAAAGGGTCGAGCGAATTGTGCTGGGTGAAGGCCGTCAGCTCTACACGCTGGCCCTGCTGGAAGACCCACCCCTGGCCCGCGTCATCGGTTGGCAGGGCGATATGTCGACCTTCGATCCTCAGACCTACCAGCAGTACCGCGCGCGATTCCCTCAGATCGACGGCATCGCCAAGATCGGTGGAACCAGCGAAGCCAGTGTCAGCCCTGAAAAGGTGTTGTCGCTGCGCCCCGATCTGGCCATCTTCAGCATCAGTGGCCATGGTCCGGGGCGCCGCAACCCCTTGGTCGATCAGCTGCAGAAGATCGGCGTGCCCGTGATCTTCATCGACTTTCGCGAGCATCCTCTGGCCCATACCATTCCGAGCTTGCGCTTGCTGGGCCAGGCATTGGGACGCGAGGCGAGGGCGGAGAAGTTCATCGCCTTCTACGAGGCACAGACGCGCCGTGTTACCGAGCTCACGGCGGGCATTGGAAGTGCCTTTCGTCCTCGCGTCTTGCTGGACGCCCGCGCGGGTGATTCAGCGGGCGTGCTGACAGCGGGTCGGGGCAGCTTGGGTGAGCTGATTGAGATGGCCGGCGGCATCAACGCCGGAGCAGATATCATCCCCACGCCGTTGGGTGAAGCCAGCTTGGAAGCGGTGATTGCATGCAAGCCCGAGGTGTATGTCGCTACGGGCTACCAGCATCCCGGGACCAGCGCCCCGGGTTTGCGCATGGGGGCCCAAGTCAGTGAAGCCTTGGCCCGTGAGTCCTTGCTGCAAGTGGCGCGACGCCGCCCCGAGATCGCCAGCCTGCCGGCTGTGCGATCGGGGCGTATTTATGGCGTTTGGCATCACTTCTACAACACGCCCTACCATGTCGTGATGCTGCAGGCCATGGCTGCATGGCTGCATCCCCAGCGGCTTGCTGCCGTCGATGCGCGCGCCACCTGGCAGCAGATGCACCGCGAGTTCTTGGGCATGGCGCCGACCGGCCAGTACTGGATCTCGGCATGA
- a CDS encoding siderophore-interacting protein, giving the protein MSQLIYHPLRARLLQVLSVEALSPRLRRITLGGPELEGFVSPMPDDHVKLLLPAPGETLPVLPTFSDKGATFPDGAVRPVARDYTPRAFDLQRQTLTLDFVLHGDGPACTWAASAKPGDQVGVAGPRASHVLDPNAHAHWLLLGDETALPAIARWLEWLPQQARVTVRIEVGRAEDRIQLPAHEGLDLVWLHRESQREDCSLLAEIRRLDLPGGFAWIACESAQMRGLRQHLLSERGWPREQLYAAGYWKRGASDHDHEH; this is encoded by the coding sequence ATGAGCCAACTGATCTATCACCCTCTGCGCGCGCGCCTGTTGCAGGTGTTGTCCGTTGAGGCGCTCTCACCGCGTCTGCGGCGCATCACCTTGGGCGGTCCTGAGCTCGAGGGCTTCGTCAGCCCCATGCCCGACGACCATGTGAAGCTGCTGCTCCCGGCGCCGGGCGAGACCCTGCCCGTCTTGCCGACCTTCAGCGACAAGGGGGCGACCTTTCCCGACGGTGCGGTCCGCCCGGTCGCGCGCGACTACACGCCGCGCGCGTTCGACCTGCAGCGGCAGACCTTGACCTTGGACTTTGTTCTGCATGGTGACGGCCCCGCCTGCACCTGGGCTGCTTCTGCAAAGCCGGGTGACCAGGTCGGCGTGGCCGGGCCTCGTGCCTCGCATGTGTTGGACCCCAATGCCCACGCGCATTGGCTCTTGCTCGGCGACGAAACCGCCTTGCCCGCGATTGCGCGCTGGCTGGAATGGCTGCCTCAGCAAGCACGGGTCACCGTGCGCATCGAGGTCGGACGTGCGGAAGATCGCATTCAGCTGCCTGCGCATGAAGGGCTCGATCTGGTCTGGCTGCATCGCGAAAGCCAGCGCGAGGATTGCTCGCTGCTGGCGGAGATTCGCCGGCTTGATTTACCAGGGGGCTTTGCCTGGATCGCTTGCGAGTCCGCGCAGATGCGGGGTTTGCGACAACACCTTTTGAGTGAACGCGGCTGGCCGCGTGAACAGCTGTATGCCGCTGGCTACTGGAAGCGCGGCGCATCGGATCATGATCATGAGCATTGA
- the fes gene encoding enterochelin esterase, translating into MILLLLAAVLPVSAQQLPVDAVKGDYIVGALQLPEAGVLELQSPDGQLLRRQAAPAGESEFRFVALQSGRYRAGLASPQSQGRVWLTEQRPLEAQLPEVAAPEAPLASPKLRALANELGAGTPAFWAAVQASGAPWIEPIPDHPQSWQVSFLWRGDASTRSVRLFWPVRQGDQERFARLPGTDVWHYSVRLPSGTRLAYQLAPDVPQLKGAGRQAQRRAILARVQADPLNLRRWAAGTPALGGFDNIQAEHSLLELPGAPPEPWLEPRAEVPRGRVEHLRFQSQQLGNERRLTVYLPAQKSAEALPLLLLFDEDAYVTRVPTTTILDNLIASGRIPPLMAVLVGNPTRESRSEELPCNPRFADMMAGELLPWLAARYPVTREAGRTVVAGSSYGGLASAWLALRHPERFGRVLSLSGSFWWAPARPPGFVAGGLDDAAEGEWLTRQYVAAPRSDVVFYLSPGLLERSAPSDGPGILETNRHLRDVLMARGQRVIYREFAGGHDYVNWRSELAEGLIALLGAP; encoded by the coding sequence TTGATTCTTTTGCTGCTCGCCGCTGTGCTGCCGGTGTCTGCCCAGCAACTGCCCGTTGATGCCGTGAAGGGCGACTACATCGTGGGCGCACTCCAGCTCCCCGAGGCCGGTGTGCTGGAGTTGCAGTCTCCAGATGGACAACTGCTGCGTCGCCAGGCGGCGCCGGCCGGTGAGTCGGAGTTCCGCTTTGTGGCTCTCCAGTCGGGGCGCTACCGAGCCGGGCTGGCCAGTCCGCAATCGCAAGGACGAGTCTGGCTGACTGAGCAACGCCCGCTGGAAGCGCAGCTGCCTGAGGTCGCCGCACCTGAGGCGCCACTGGCCAGCCCCAAGTTGCGCGCCTTGGCCAATGAGCTGGGTGCCGGAACGCCTGCGTTCTGGGCTGCCGTCCAGGCCTCGGGCGCTCCGTGGATTGAGCCCATCCCCGACCATCCGCAATCGTGGCAGGTCAGCTTCTTGTGGCGAGGGGATGCGAGCACGCGCAGCGTTCGTCTGTTCTGGCCGGTGCGTCAAGGCGATCAAGAGCGCTTCGCACGCCTTCCTGGAACGGATGTCTGGCATTACAGCGTGCGATTGCCTTCGGGAACGCGGCTGGCCTATCAACTGGCTCCCGATGTGCCACAGCTCAAAGGCGCGGGGCGGCAGGCGCAGCGCCGAGCCATTCTGGCGCGCGTCCAGGCCGACCCATTGAATCTGCGTCGCTGGGCGGCCGGCACGCCAGCGCTGGGAGGCTTTGACAACATCCAGGCGGAGCATTCGCTGCTGGAGTTGCCTGGAGCACCGCCAGAGCCTTGGTTGGAGCCGCGTGCCGAGGTGCCTCGCGGGCGCGTGGAGCATCTGCGTTTTCAAAGCCAGCAGCTCGGCAACGAGCGCCGCTTGACGGTCTATCTGCCGGCACAGAAGTCGGCCGAAGCACTGCCCTTGCTGCTGCTGTTCGATGAGGATGCGTATGTGACACGGGTGCCCACAACGACCATCCTGGACAACCTGATCGCATCGGGCCGCATTCCTCCGCTGATGGCCGTGCTGGTGGGCAATCCGACCCGCGAGTCACGCTCCGAAGAACTGCCTTGCAATCCACGCTTTGCAGACATGATGGCCGGCGAGTTGCTGCCCTGGCTGGCTGCGCGCTATCCCGTCACCCGCGAGGCCGGCCGCACTGTGGTGGCCGGTTCCAGCTACGGCGGGCTGGCCTCGGCCTGGTTGGCGCTTCGCCATCCAGAACGCTTTGGCCGGGTCCTGAGCTTGTCGGGCTCGTTCTGGTGGGCTCCTGCGCGGCCGCCCGGCTTTGTGGCTGGCGGGCTCGACGATGCGGCAGAAGGCGAGTGGCTGACCCGCCAGTATGTCGCCGCCCCGCGCAGCGATGTCGTCTTCTACCTGTCGCCTGGCTTGCTGGAGCGAAGCGCCCCGTCCGACGGCCCTGGAATTCTCGAAACCAATCGGCATCTGCGCGACGTACTCATGGCCCGCGGCCAACGCGTGATCTACCGGGAGTTTGCCGGTGGGCACGACTATGTGAACTGGCGCAGCGAACTGGCCGAGGGATTGATCGCACTGTTGGGGGCGCCATGA